The Rosa chinensis cultivar Old Blush chromosome 7, RchiOBHm-V2, whole genome shotgun sequence DNA segment GCGCCGTTATAACCGGAACACCAATATCATCTTTCTTGCTCTTAAAGCAGAGACTCAGAACGCCTCTAGGATCACTAACCCGCTCTGCATTAATAGCTGCCTCCAGAGCCGAAACGACGTCGTCGTGGAATCCGGGTGGGAGCAGCGTCAACGTAGTCCCGGAGTCAATGATAATGTTACCCTCACTTCCGGCGACGACCTTGTTTGGTTGGCTTTTGTAGAGTAACTTCTTTTCTCCGACGCTAATGGCTTCGAGCGTGAGGTAATAGAAGGTGTCGGGCTGTTTGGAGACCAAAGGAATCGAAACGGCGCCGGCACCGGAGACAATGCCAGCTTTACCGAAACTAATCTTGCTTGCTACATCGGATTTGGTTGCCGTAGGAACCAAGCAATAGGAGAACTTCCCTCCGTTAACCGATTTTGATAACTGAGAAATGAAAGAAAGTGGGCCGCCACCGAGCCCGATCAGACCAGACCCTGACTCGTCGAAGGTACCGCCATTTTCGTGGCCGCAACCGAAGACAATCTTTGGAAGCGAGACCCTATGGCCGGCGGTTGATCCGAGGATGAAGGTTTCGAGAGCGAGACTCCCACGTGTATAGGAGCGGTCTCCGTAATGGTAGCTGTACTGGCACGTGTCTTGGCCGTTGGAGGACTCGGCGGCGGTGGCGCAGGTGGCTTGGTCGAGGTTGGAGCATGAGCTGGACTGGCAAGGTAGGGTTTTGTAGGTGGAGGAGTGAGCTGGGTCGAAGACGGGAGGGTTTTGGTTGAAGCACTGCTTGCATGGCTTGCATTGGGTCCAGATGAGGTCGCTGCCGGTGTCAGCGATTCCGAGGACTTCCACCGGTGGGGTTCCGACTGAGACGTTCATGAGATACTCTCCTGAGCTCGAGATCACTCTTGACTCGATTGGGGAGCTGGTGGTGGCGCGTGTGAAGCGCGAGGCACGTGCGATGGATCGGAGGAAGGAGTCGCGGAGACGGTCGAAGTGGGTGGTTGAGGAGTCGTAGAAGGGAGAGAGTGGGGAGTCGCGGTGGATGAGATCGACGGTGAAAGCAGTTACAGTAGTAGTAGTGGCAATCACTGATATAAGGAGGGTGAAGCATGCAAGAGTTAGTGACGCCATAGTGAAGTACTCAAAAATCTTTTGAGGGAGGgggatgatgatggtgatggatgaAGAAGGTGATGGAAATGCATTGTGGTAATTATAGGGATGATTTGGGAGGTCAAGGGACAACAACGGGTGAAAGACTGAAGGTCAACAGACGCACTATAACGAAAATTATATAATTGTAGGGGTAAATTATTATTACATGCATGCTATGGCATGGTAATATTCAATGTGGTTCATTTATGGTATGCTCAATGGAGgcgttaattaattaagaaaaaatatGGAGAGTCAAGAACTCAAAAGTTGATTAGCGTCCTGTCGTCCTCTCATTGATTTCATGACTTACAAGCTGTtagtttttctcttaatttctgtaTATTTTGTTGTTCTATAATTCACTTCTGCACTTATGTTTATCACGTGACATCAGCTTGATGGTTAATCTAGTACTCTATTACGAATTATTCAGTCCTACAtctactaaatttactcattccAAATTATTTGATCCTTACTTACGATCTCAATAATTTCCCGTTCTCTTAGGGCTAGATCATTTTTAGAAATATACGGCTACAATTGTCCTTATCATAATTTGTGATTCAACATCAGACTGGCCAAAAGATGGAACATACCCGTTCTGCATTAATTTACCTTGTCATATTTGGGATACTAGCTCCAACATATATAGTTCTCTTTTTGACAAAGTTCCAACCTTCTTCTCTAGCTCCAACCATGCCGATCAACAACAACCAGAATTATATGAAAACTTATGTCTCCAAGTCAAATTTATGAGATTACATATGAAAAAATAAGGTTATGTACTCGAGATAGATTACATAGCAAAAGAATATGGTTACGCATTTGGGGatcgaaaaaaattaaaacatacAACTCATGTCTCTGAGTTGAATTTATGAGAATacatgacaaaaaaataaagtcACGTACCTGAGGATCATAAAACATATAACAACTCATGTCTCTGAGTTGAATTTATGAGAATACATGATAAAAAATAAGGTCACGTACCAAAACAATAAAGTCACGTATCTTGAGATCCAAAAAGTTAAaacgccgttgccggggattgaaccCGGGTCACTCGCGTGACAGGCAGGAATACTTACCACTATACTACAACGACCATATTTTTTGATCGCTAGTTGTCTGGTACAAATACAAAGAGACTAGCTAGATTTGAATACATATTCTGGTACAATAGTTTAgttatatctttttttttttttttttggatataatAGTTTAGTTATATCACTTATGTGATTGCTCCACATTTAGATAACTAAATTATCAAATTAATTGGAGTATCAGTCAATTTTGGCTCCTAATTTCTTGCGCTGTTCTCTGCCTACGTTTAATAATTTGAAGCAATTGGAGCTACTTCTTGTTCATTTGCTACTTCCAGAGTTCCAGGTAATGTGGCCAACTTCCAAGAAGCAAAACAACTTCCATAGTTCCATATACACTTTAATGAGATTTACAGCAGGAGAAACATATTGACCACAACAATTTCAACCAACTTGTTGACGATGAAAACCAAACTTATCAATGACAATAGTAACAATAGTACTCTTTTATATATCAGTAACTTCATATATGCCAGTGTAATTTATGCTAGCTGAAGCTTGCTTAGTCAACTTCACAATTTTCTCAGCTTCTATGTGCTGTACTTCTCTTCCCCCTTCATTGCATTCTTTTGGCATCTTCGTCAGTTGTTCTTCGAGTAGCTACCCGAGCCTGACAAAAGCCCATTGTCGTATTTAATAAAATTGAGACCAAGCCATCAATAATCCCGCTTCTTTACTCTTTTGGTCGGATGAAGCACTTTTTCTTGGGGGAACACCAAAAGCAACCAATTTTGGTCAGCAGCAATGGAGAGTCCCTCAGACCAAAAAGCAATGGAGAATCCCTCAAAGAATTAGAACAAACCAATGGCGAAGAAAATGGCTGGGTTTTCACCTTTGATTGACAgaggctgtttttttttttctgggattCATTTGGGGTGGTATTGCACCTTTTGGGGACAAATTTGACGAATTCAAAGGTGATGAAACCAACCTATGTTacagttttgattttgatatggAATCCTATCTTGTTTGATGTTTCAGAGGCAACGTAATACCCTCTATGTTTCTGAGCCACAATTGAAGACTTGGAACTCTTGAAGTACAGGTAAAGTGGAAATGAATGGTCTGATGGTCCGAGGGTTTTGGGGTAAACTCATCCCATCATTCGTCAATGGAGGAGTTTCGGCAACTTGGCAAAAAACACAAGGATATCTCGAACTAGCCCAACTTAAAAGAGTATCTACACTCTGGAAAATCATTGCAATATCTTTTATTCACAAGACTCAGAAAAGATTTGAACTTGCGCCACAATCCTATAAATCAATCCCAGAGAACTTGAGAAAGAAATATGGATATAGTAAACATTACGAACATGCCATAAACTCTCTCAACTTGGAAGAAGCGAAAGAGCAAATATCTAATGGGCAGAGCAACATAATTCAACTATGGAAACGCAAATCTCTATGTCAAGATAACTTTTCTAGCACATTTCATTCAATTTCAACAATTCAAAGGAACTTCACCATCTATAACAACACAGCCTTCATGTATACCATTACTTACATATAAGATGATcacacaaacaaaaacatatTTCCACCTATACCTGCTAATTTGCTAttatcaaaaccaaaattaataATTACCATAGTAGTAATACTACTCTAATCATCACTAAGTTCATCATCAATACCAGTGACATTCATTCTAGCCGACTCTTGCTTAGCCCATTTCACAACTTTCTCAGCTTCTCTACtgatcttctcttcctccttcaTCGCCTTCTTTAGCATCTTGCTCTGCTCTTTCTTCGAAAAGCTTCCCAAATCAGACAGGAGCTCATCGTCGTCGCTGAAATTGAGACGAAGCCCACCACCAATGCCCCCATTTTCCTTGCTCTTTCTCTGAGAAGAAGCACTCTTTGTCTTTGGAGAACACCAGAAGCAACCGGCTTTCCTCGGCGGCGAAGGAGAATCATCTCTCAACGAATTGCAAGAACCCAACGGTGAAGACAACCACCCAGATTTTGATTTCGATTTCAATTTCGATTTAGAACGCTGCTTCTTGCCTGAAACTCTCTTGGCCGGTGAGAAAATTGCACTATCGGGAGATGAGTTCGAAGAATTCGAGCGAGAAGAAACCGACCCATGTTTTGGCTTTGGTTTCGCAGCCGTCATTCCCTTTTCCGGTGAAAACTCCGACGATTCCAGAGGCGGTGACTCATACCCAGACTGTGATTTCGGATTAGGAACCTTTTTCTCATCTGGGTTTTCAGCCTGAACCGAATCATGGCGGAACGAAGCGGTGGTTTGAGGTGGGCGCGAGTTGGTGGTGTTGTGCTTGGTGACGGGGAAAGACTTGAGTCTGCAGAAGCGGGACTCGAGGTCGGTGGGGAGGACGGAGTCGGTGAAGCCGGAGCAGTTGATGGCGGAGAGCTGCTCGAGGAGGATGTGGTCTTTGGCTTGGGATAGGAGGTCTTCTACGGCGGAGTCTTCGGCGGAATCCGAGAGGTGGGAGAAATCCATGACGGTCAAAGTTGGGGAGCGAGCTCAGTGTAGAAGCCGCCCTACTGCTTTTTGCAgcacaagaaaaagaagagtaacGGCTACACTCTTTGATTTTGGCGTTTTGTGGGTGAAGTTTCAACGCGTGGGTCCGGCTTTGTCATTCCGTTGGCCCCACTACGATTTccacctcctccttcttctaACGGACAGACGACCACTacgatttttattttgtttctttttttatcattttttttcttagtgTATTCTTCTAGACGACCGTTTTTTATGAACAACTAATTTTCATTTGGGAGATCATCATCTTAATCTCATCAACTATAAACCAAATGGTTGTTTGAAGGTATTTAGAATCAATAATGAGTGAGTGGAATTATCCATCTCAGAAAAATTCAATGCCCGTTGGTAAGGTGAAAAGTTAGAGCGACCAAAATAGAAATGTCATATGCTCATTGCTTAGCCACCGTATCTATAAGAAGTCCGTCGTGATCTCAAGACACCATAATGCGATTATCTAAGTTTTGACAAGATTTGGAGATGATCCATGAAAGTACATACTAACTTGGATATCAAATTTTTTTACAATAGGCTAGACGGTACTAATTTAGAATGCAAAATCTAAGTTGGATTTTCTATTcgtattatttttttcaacacTACTCAAACTTCTTCCTTTTCACCTTTAGGTCACCTCGGTAGTTGCGTGTATTTAGTGAGGTAGTAACACAATGACTTTTCCATTTAGGAGGTCATGTGTTTGAGTCATATCAAAGGTAGGGTGCGATAGACATAACCATAAAAAATAAACGGTTACCCAAGTGTTGAGGCAGCAGTGGGAAGTGAACTGGGACCAATGATTCAAATTTCTTCGAAACTATCAAAAATTTTGTAATAAAACCTCATTAATATTTGAGCAATATCCAAGATATCATCAAAACTAGTTTTTGTCGTTTTTAAGTAtcaatattaattaaaaaatatcaaaaatttTCATCAATACTTGAAATATTCATAATGTTTAAGgcaaactgaaattgggagagaattgagtcgtactttcattgataatatgagcctctttatatagaggattataaggcATAAAATCAGAATTTGTACAAGGAAACATAAtattacattgattggatatctccaagattctccgatattatctctaactataaccctattaccactaggtcaagtaacctagagtttgggccaaacacatattctggatttacttgaacactcccccttgtgtcgcccaaacgtggtgctcctctcgttgcctcattaaaaaccttgccgagtaacaaaaacccagtgggacaagaaaaaaaagcacaacacacccttcatgttttgagaccatacatatagacatctccccctgatgtctgcatcttcccttgatgactacggtcatgggagttcggataacttccacaaacgatgttaccaacatgtttctcgaaagtggatttaggcaatgacttagtgagaaAGTCTGCTACACtgcctcagatcgaacctagttcactttgatcttgaggagagtttgttgttactgaatgtgcttggtgttgtcgcttttgatgtagccttggttcatttgttcaaaacaagcaacattattctaaatgctcgtaggctcatctgtggtagatttcaaaccacaattgttcgaacatgcgtaattatggatctaatccatatacattcacgaaccacttcgtgaagagcaataatctctgcatagtTCGAAGATATAACAACTAGGGTATGTTATGTAGACCCCTAAGATATCGCggttttacccatggtgaacacttaactagtttgggaatgatctttgtgtaggtcagagaggtacccagaaTCAAcaaaaaccttccaaaacacttatgtcattttgggatggggagagggaacgcataCCACTATTAGTGGCGTTCTTGACatatgatgggtccgaatccatcgtctttcaatagggatagaacaagcccatatcaatggTATATCtcttacaccaatccaatgacaTCTTGTTGGCTCAAAACtctatctagctaacaagttcacggcaaatgagatgtccaatCTTCTGCattaagctaagtacaataatgctcctattgtacttaagtaaggcacttctgcctctagctcatcttcgtcatcatcctttggacgaagaggatcattttcaggatcaagactacaaacaataatgggggtgcttgaaggcttgacattgtcaaaatgcctaagcatctatcaacacaatatgctcaagtttcaaactgagacataatcttattctcccaaaatccttcatctcaaaatcggatttcaagtgttcagcggtttcccttaactctttaagggcttccaatgaagatcaagtTTAACATGAACAACGATataatctgaaacttgttatggaaacgctcTGGCATATAtcttccaatcaagtagtcactttagtgagcgtttcaacctcattgtaaacgcgctccgtggtctaaagtcacttgacttgggtaaatgaagttcatcatgaaccttcatgtatattctgtatctagatcctcatagagatacgtagtgaccatatttgtaagttgcatgttcagttattcagaaactaccgaactgacaaggtagtggagtgcaatgacatccattacgagagaatatgtctcatcgtagtcgattccagggcgttttttGAGAAGTCTTGAGCCGTAAGGctagattaccatctctttttctcatcacgctttctaatgaagaccattagtcaacaagttttatgttaggagctGTTGgtatcactggctcgaaaaccttcctcttcgttagagaatccaacttaacctggatcacatctttttatttaggccaaatttctctacattgtcattcattcatcaacgaaccgtggttcgatatcatctgactcaacaaactcatgagcTATGAAatgcgcgaatacatcatcaatcatgatggagtttctatcttacgtctcatgtacactagtgtaattttcatagagctctatattctcaggaataggttctgacattgaggcgtcccctaacGATGACCTTAATctagaagattctcatgagatggattttgagtgtcggtAATCcaatgattggtttgtgccaaagtatccttcgaaacccactggcctcccacgcatcctagttggggccatgacctataataccagagtgccactctctatggcgttggtgccatgcctacctccgtatAGGGTGGCGttatgtcctctcgtagggactttcatccttgcaagcatgtttgtagcatatttgtgtgatctcgtcactttattagggatcgAGACTAGATATAGTGGGAacagaccacaacaattcctgtcattcctactgaacattcatgttcttatctcctgttaatgatgggaagactgtttTATCAAAGCgataatccgcaaatctagcggtaaggggATCGCCTAGGAAgggtattaagtggcggacgattgttggagtctcaaatccaacttagttgcccattcatctgtaaggacccattgtAGTGCTCTGTGGCGGCGCAAGAGGCACATACAAATATGTGTAACTAcgagatacttgtacccagtcactaactgtcacgcagagatagattgagtggcagtgggtcatagacgaattagtata contains these protein-coding regions:
- the LOC112177992 gene encoding uncharacterized protein LOC112177992, which encodes MDFSHLSDSAEDSAVEDLLSQAKDHILLEQLSAINCSGFTDSVLPTDLESRFCRLKSFPVTKHNTTNSRPPQTTASFRHDSVQAENPDEKKVPNPKSQSGYESPPLESSEFSPEKGMTAAKPKPKHGSVSSRSNSSNSSPDSAIFSPAKRVSGKKQRSKSKLKSKSKSGWLSSPLGSCNSLRDDSPSPPRKAGCFWCSPKTKSASSQRKSKENGGIGGGLRLNFSDDDELLSDLGSFSKKEQSKMLKKAMKEEEKISREAEKVVKWAKQESARMNVTGIDDELSDD
- the LOC112177785 gene encoding aspartic proteinase CDR1, which produces MASLTLACFTLLISVIATTTTVTAFTVDLIHRDSPLSPFYDSSTTHFDRLRDSFLRSIARASRFTRATTSSPIESRVISSSGEYLMNVSVGTPPVEVLGIADTGSDLIWTQCKPCKQCFNQNPPVFDPAHSSTYKTLPCQSSSCSNLDQATCATAAESSNGQDTCQYSYHYGDRSYTRGSLALETFILGSTAGHRVSLPKIVFGCGHENGGTFDESGSGLIGLGGGPLSFISQLSKSVNGGKFSYCLVPTATKSDVASKISFGKAGIVSGAGAVSIPLVSKQPDTFYYLTLEAISVGEKKLLYKSQPNKVVAGSEGNIIIDSGTTLTLLPPGFHDDVVSALEAAINAERVSDPRGVLSLCFKSKKDDIGVPVITAHFSGGADVKLNALNTFARVEDDMVCFTMIPSDDVAIFGNLAQINFLVGYDLDEGTVSFKPTDCTKHL